In Paraburkholderia bryophila, a single genomic region encodes these proteins:
- the folK gene encoding 2-amino-4-hydroxy-6-hydroxymethyldihydropteridine diphosphokinase yields MTVAYLGLGANLGDARQTLKDAVVCLAQQHTISVLDKSSLYRTAPIDAGGDDYFNCVVKVDTTLPVRHLLALCHKIEHQFGRERPFRNAPRTLDLDILLFGDQSIDEADLIVPHPRLIERAFVLVPLVEIDPTLIIPQHGRADALLPGVSDQRIEKVKGPCQCPMLNALTAAESAPSKGRCE; encoded by the coding sequence ATGACGGTTGCTTATCTCGGCCTCGGCGCGAATCTCGGGGACGCGCGCCAGACCCTGAAAGACGCGGTGGTGTGCCTCGCACAACAGCACACCATCTCCGTGCTCGACAAGTCGAGCCTGTATCGCACTGCCCCGATCGACGCGGGCGGTGACGACTATTTCAACTGCGTTGTGAAGGTCGACACGACGCTCCCCGTGCGCCATCTACTGGCGCTGTGCCACAAGATCGAGCATCAGTTCGGCCGCGAGCGGCCGTTTCGCAATGCACCGCGCACGCTCGATCTCGATATTCTGCTATTCGGCGATCAATCGATCGACGAAGCCGATCTGATCGTGCCGCATCCGCGTTTGATCGAACGCGCTTTCGTGCTGGTGCCGCTGGTCGAGATCGATCCGACACTGATCATCCCGCAACACGGCCGCGCCGACGCGCTGCTGCCCGGTGTGAGCGATCAACGCATCGAAAAGGTAAAGGGGCCCTGTCAGTGCCCTATGCTCAATGCATTGACCGCCGCTGAGAGTGCGCCCAGCAAAGGCCGCTGCGAATGA
- a CDS encoding deoxynucleoside kinase has product MNSPPLTVTAPQLRPPFGYLAIEGPIGVGKTSLARRLAQRWSMQELFERPQDNPFLERFYRDTARYALPAQLHFALQRAQQAQEVAAAQVSSTPLIADFMTQKNDIFARLTLQEDEWQLYRALAAKLEVNAPAPDFVVYLQASPEVLFARIQKRAVPMELQISDAYLHALCDAYNEFFYHYDRAPVLTVNAEHLNPHDSDADLALLAERIETMRGRKEFFVKGTSL; this is encoded by the coding sequence ATGAACTCACCGCCGCTCACCGTCACCGCGCCGCAACTGCGGCCGCCGTTCGGCTATCTCGCGATCGAAGGGCCGATCGGCGTCGGTAAAACGTCATTGGCGCGGCGCCTCGCGCAACGCTGGTCGATGCAGGAATTGTTCGAGCGTCCGCAGGACAATCCTTTCCTTGAACGCTTTTACCGCGACACCGCACGTTACGCGTTGCCCGCGCAATTGCACTTCGCGCTGCAACGCGCGCAACAGGCGCAGGAAGTCGCCGCGGCGCAAGTGTCCAGCACCCCGCTGATCGCCGATTTCATGACGCAGAAGAACGATATCTTCGCGCGTCTGACGCTGCAGGAAGACGAGTGGCAACTGTATCGCGCGCTCGCCGCCAAGCTTGAGGTCAACGCGCCCGCACCGGATTTCGTGGTTTATTTGCAGGCCAGTCCCGAAGTGCTGTTCGCCCGCATCCAGAAACGTGCGGTGCCGATGGAACTGCAAATTTCCGACGCCTATCTGCACGCGCTGTGCGACGCGTACAACGAGTTTTTCTATCACTACGACCGCGCCCCCGTGCTGACGGTCAACGCCGAACATCTGAATCCGCACGACTCCGACGCGGACCTTGCGCTACTCGCCGAACGCATCGAAACCATGCGCGGCCGCAAGGAATTCTTTGTCAAAGGCACGTCGCTTTAA
- the panB gene encoding 3-methyl-2-oxobutanoate hydroxymethyltransferase: MTYLQEASRNAITVPKLQAMRDAGEKIAMLTCYDASFSALLDRAGVDVLLIGDSLGNVLQGQTTTLPVTLADIAYHTACVARVRPSALVVADLPFGTYGTPEEAFKNSVELMRAGAQMVKLEGGEWLADTVRFLVERSIPVCAHVGLTPQSVHAFGGFKVQGKTEAGASQLLRDSLAVEAAGAQLIVIEAVPSVLGTEVTKQVRIPTIGIGAGVDCSGQVLVLHDMLGIFPGKRPRFVKDFMQGQPNIQAAVEAYVRAVKDGTFPGAEHTF, translated from the coding sequence ATGACCTATTTGCAGGAAGCGAGCCGCAACGCCATCACCGTGCCGAAGCTGCAGGCAATGCGCGACGCCGGTGAAAAAATCGCGATGCTCACCTGCTACGACGCGAGTTTCTCCGCGCTGCTGGACCGCGCGGGCGTCGACGTGCTGTTGATCGGCGACTCGCTCGGCAACGTGTTGCAAGGACAGACCACAACGCTGCCGGTCACGCTCGCCGACATCGCGTATCACACGGCTTGCGTGGCGCGTGTGCGCCCGTCGGCGCTGGTGGTGGCCGACTTGCCGTTCGGCACGTACGGCACGCCGGAAGAGGCGTTCAAGAACTCGGTGGAATTGATGCGCGCCGGCGCGCAGATGGTGAAGCTCGAGGGTGGTGAGTGGCTTGCCGACACGGTGCGCTTTCTGGTTGAACGGTCGATTCCCGTGTGCGCGCACGTCGGGCTGACGCCGCAATCCGTGCACGCGTTCGGCGGCTTCAAGGTGCAGGGCAAGACCGAGGCCGGCGCGAGCCAGTTGCTGCGCGATTCACTCGCGGTCGAAGCAGCCGGCGCGCAATTGATCGTAATCGAAGCCGTGCCGTCGGTGCTAGGCACTGAAGTCACGAAGCAGGTGCGAATTCCGACGATCGGTATCGGCGCCGGTGTGGACTGCTCGGGTCAGGTGCTGGTGCTGCACGACATGTTGGGGATTTTCCCCGGCAAGCGGCCGCGCTTCGTGAAGGACTTTATGCAAGGGCAGCCGAACATTCAGGCCGCGGTGGAGGCGTATGTGCGCGCGGTGAAGGATGGGACGTTTCCTGGGGCAGAGCACACGTTTTGA
- the pabB gene encoding aminodeoxychorismate synthase component I → MTADERDAVFALLDDCDATAARRSSRLYTGFVRERVCADAAQLEAVCESVVADTLRGLHAVVLGDYEFGRNLLDGDSRSLPKTQRGDATLRFLLFERCEKRSREEVDAWLTERDGGAIEPSVAGTANVRASVERAQFDAAIAAIHNALRAGDSYQVNYTYRLGFDVFGSPIALYRRLRARQPVPFGALIALPGSQWVLSCSPELFIEKDGAMLRARPMKGTAPRSDDPQADQGAAEFLRSDPKNRAENVMIVDLLRNDLSRVAQTGSVKVPALFSVEPYASVWQMTSTVQASLRPETSFAGVLRALFPCGSITGAPKHRTMQLIDELESTPRGLYTGAIGWLDAPSVAATAANPTVCGDFCLSVAIRTLTLSHAAQTGELRGTMGVGAGIVLDSVAADEFAECQLKASFLTGAEPGFDLFETMYATREEGARHLSRHFERLSRSAATLGFNLGDENNIRAQITATCESLPARTPYRMRLALSKNGATHITVAVLTPLPNQAVGVLLAPDHHFPATEAHDPLLHHKTTRRAEYDRGWREAETKGAFDTLFFNERGELTEGGRSNVFVKLAGRWWTPPLASGVLPGVMRSVLLEEGADLQAAEKVLTQADLMNAEALLICNALRGAVPARIIR, encoded by the coding sequence ATGACGGCAGATGAGCGCGACGCGGTCTTCGCGTTGCTCGACGATTGCGACGCGACGGCGGCGCGCCGTTCGAGTCGTCTGTACACAGGCTTTGTGCGGGAACGGGTGTGCGCGGACGCCGCGCAACTCGAAGCCGTATGCGAGTCTGTGGTGGCGGATACCTTGCGGGGTTTGCATGCCGTCGTGCTCGGCGATTATGAGTTTGGGCGCAATCTTCTCGACGGAGATTCGCGCTCGCTTCCGAAAACGCAGCGTGGCGATGCCACCCTGCGTTTTTTATTGTTCGAGCGCTGCGAGAAGCGCTCGCGCGAAGAAGTCGACGCGTGGTTGACGGAGCGCGATGGCGGGGCGATTGAGCCGTCGGTGGCGGGCACGGCGAACGTGCGCGCGAGCGTCGAGCGCGCGCAGTTCGACGCGGCAATCGCCGCGATTCACAACGCGTTACGCGCGGGCGACTCCTACCAGGTCAACTACACGTACCGGCTCGGCTTCGACGTGTTCGGTTCGCCTATCGCGCTCTATCGACGCTTGAGAGCCCGGCAACCGGTCCCGTTCGGTGCGTTGATCGCGTTGCCGGGAAGCCAGTGGGTGCTGTCGTGTTCGCCGGAGCTTTTTATCGAAAAGGACGGTGCGATGTTGCGTGCGCGGCCGATGAAAGGCACGGCGCCGCGCTCGGACGATCCGCAGGCGGACCAGGGCGCAGCCGAGTTTCTCCGCAGCGACCCGAAGAACCGCGCCGAGAACGTGATGATCGTGGATCTGCTGCGCAACGATCTGTCGCGAGTCGCGCAAACGGGCTCGGTCAAGGTGCCTGCGTTGTTTTCGGTCGAGCCGTATGCGTCGGTTTGGCAGATGACGTCGACGGTGCAGGCCAGCTTGCGGCCCGAAACATCGTTTGCCGGCGTTTTGCGCGCGTTGTTTCCGTGCGGATCGATCACCGGCGCGCCGAAGCATCGGACGATGCAGTTGATCGACGAACTTGAAAGCACGCCGCGCGGGCTTTATACCGGCGCAATCGGCTGGCTCGACGCGCCTTCGGTAGCCGCAACGGCGGCCAACCCAACCGTGTGCGGCGACTTCTGCCTGTCTGTCGCCATTCGCACGTTGACGCTGAGCCATGCCGCGCAAACCGGTGAGCTGCGGGGCACGATGGGCGTCGGCGCGGGCATCGTCCTCGACAGCGTGGCAGCCGACGAATTCGCGGAGTGTCAATTGAAGGCCAGCTTTCTGACCGGCGCCGAACCGGGCTTCGATCTGTTCGAAACGATGTACGCGACGCGCGAGGAGGGCGCGCGGCATCTGTCGCGTCATTTCGAACGGCTGTCGCGCAGCGCGGCAACGTTGGGTTTCAATCTCGGCGACGAAAATAATATTCGCGCCCAAATCACGGCGACGTGTGAATCGCTGCCGGCGCGCACACCGTATCGCATGCGGCTCGCGCTTAGTAAGAACGGCGCGACGCACATTACGGTTGCGGTGCTGACGCCGCTACCGAACCAGGCAGTCGGCGTACTGCTCGCGCCCGACCACCATTTCCCCGCGACCGAAGCGCACGACCCGCTGCTGCATCACAAAACCACCCGTCGTGCCGAATATGATCGCGGCTGGCGCGAAGCCGAGACGAAGGGCGCATTCGACACGCTGTTCTTCAACGAGCGAGGCGAGTTGACCGAAGGCGGCCGGTCGAATGTCTTTGTGAAGCTGGCGGGGCGGTGGTGGACGCCGCCGCTCGCGTCGGGCGTGCTGCCGGGCGTGATGCGCAGTGTTCTGCTTGAAGAAGGCGCGGACCTGCAAGCGGCTGAGAAAGTGCTGACGCAGGCGGACTTGATGAACGCTGAAGCACTGCTGATCTGCAACGCATTGCGCGGCGCGGTGCCGGCGCGGATCATCCGATAG
- the dnaJ gene encoding molecular chaperone DnaJ has translation MAKRDYYEVLGVAKNASDDEIKKAYRKLAMKHHPDRNPGNKDAEEHFKEVKEAYEMLSDSQKRAAYDQYGHAGVDPNMGGAGAQGFGGFADAFGDIFGDIFGQAAGGAARGAGGRPGPQVYRGADLRYSMEITLEQAAHGYDTQIRVPSWVSCEICHGSGAKPGTKPETCPTCSGSGSVRMSQGFFSIQQTCPKCHGTGTYIPEPCGHCHGAGKVKETKTLEVKIPAGIDDGMRIRSAGNGEPGINGGPSGDLYVEIHIKQHSVFERDGDDLHCQMPIPFTTAALGGEIEVPTLAGRASFTVPEGTQSGKTFRLRGKGIKGLRSSIAGDLYVHVQVETPVKLTDPQRELLQQFEKALVEGGSRHSPQSKSWFDRVKSFFD, from the coding sequence ATGGCGAAACGGGATTACTACGAGGTTCTGGGCGTCGCAAAGAACGCGAGCGACGACGAAATCAAGAAGGCTTATCGCAAGCTTGCGATGAAGCACCACCCCGACCGGAATCCGGGCAACAAGGATGCGGAAGAGCATTTCAAAGAGGTGAAGGAAGCCTATGAAATGCTGTCGGACTCGCAAAAGCGTGCCGCGTACGACCAGTACGGCCACGCGGGCGTAGATCCGAACATGGGCGGAGCCGGCGCACAAGGCTTCGGCGGTTTTGCCGATGCATTCGGCGATATTTTCGGCGACATCTTCGGCCAGGCGGCCGGCGGCGCCGCACGCGGCGCTGGCGGCCGCCCCGGCCCGCAGGTGTATCGCGGCGCCGATCTGCGCTACAGCATGGAAATCACGCTGGAACAGGCCGCACACGGCTACGACACGCAGATTCGCGTGCCGAGCTGGGTGTCGTGCGAAATCTGTCACGGTTCGGGCGCCAAGCCCGGCACCAAGCCGGAAACCTGCCCGACCTGTAGCGGTTCCGGTTCGGTGCGGATGTCGCAAGGCTTTTTCAGCATCCAGCAGACCTGCCCGAAGTGCCATGGCACCGGCACCTATATCCCAGAACCGTGCGGCCATTGCCACGGCGCGGGCAAGGTGAAGGAAACCAAGACGCTGGAAGTGAAGATCCCCGCAGGCATCGACGACGGCATGCGTATCCGCTCGGCTGGCAACGGCGAGCCGGGTATCAACGGCGGTCCGTCGGGCGATCTGTACGTCGAGATTCATATCAAACAGCACTCGGTGTTCGAGCGCGACGGCGACGATCTGCATTGCCAGATGCCGATTCCGTTCACCACCGCGGCGCTCGGCGGCGAAATCGAAGTGCCGACCCTCGCGGGCCGCGCCAGCTTCACCGTTCCGGAAGGCACGCAGTCGGGCAAGACGTTCCGTTTGCGCGGCAAGGGCATCAAGGGGCTGCGTTCGAGCATTGCCGGCGATCTGTACGTGCACGTGCAAGTCGAAACGCCGGTCAAGCTCACCGACCCGCAGCGCGAATTGCTTCAGCAATTCGAGAAAGCGTTGGTGGAAGGCGGCTCGCGACATAGCCCGCAAAGCAAGAGCTGGTTCGACCGGGTGAAGAGCTTCTTCGATTAA
- the dnaK gene encoding molecular chaperone DnaK — MGKIIGIDLGTTNSCVAIMEGNTVKVIENSEGARTTPSIIAYMEDGEILVGAPAKRQSVTNPRNTLYAVKRLIGRRFEEKEVQKDIALMPYKIMKADNGDAWIEVRDQKLAPPQISAETLRKMKKTAEDYLGEPVTEAVITVPAYFNDSQRQATKDAGRIAGLEVKRIINEPTAAALAFGLDKAEKGDRKIAVYDLGGGTFDVSIIEIADVDGEMQFEVLSTNGDTFLGGEDFDQRIIDYIIGEFKKEQGVDLSKDVLALQRLKESAEKAKIELSSSQQTEINLPYITADASGPKHLNLKITRAKLEALVEELIERTIEPCRTAIKDAGVKVGEIDDVILVGGMTRMPKVQDKVKEFFGKEPRRDVNPDEAVAVGAAIQGQVLSGDRKDVLLLDVTPLSLGIETLGGVMTKMINKNTTIPTKHAQVYSTADDNQGAVTIKVFQGEREMAAGNKLLGEFNLEGIPPAPRGTPQIEVSFDIDANGILHVGAKDKATGKENRITIKANSGLSEAEIEKMVKDAEANAEEDHKLRELADARNQGDALVHSTKKALTEYGDKLDAGEKDTIEAALKDLEETLKSGSSDKAAIEAKIEVVATASQKMGEKMYADMQAAQGAEAAAAGAAGAGASAGGASQQQDDVVDAEFKEVKKD, encoded by the coding sequence ATGGGCAAAATCATCGGCATCGACCTCGGCACGACCAACTCGTGCGTGGCGATCATGGAAGGCAATACGGTTAAGGTGATCGAGAACTCGGAAGGTGCGCGCACCACGCCGTCGATCATCGCTTACATGGAAGACGGCGAGATTCTCGTCGGCGCGCCTGCGAAGCGTCAGTCGGTCACGAACCCGCGTAATACGCTGTATGCGGTCAAGCGCCTGATCGGCCGCCGCTTCGAAGAAAAAGAAGTGCAGAAAGACATCGCGCTGATGCCGTACAAGATCATGAAGGCCGACAACGGCGACGCATGGATCGAAGTGCGCGACCAGAAGCTGGCGCCGCCGCAAATCTCCGCGGAAACGCTGCGCAAGATGAAGAAGACCGCTGAAGACTACCTCGGCGAGCCGGTCACCGAAGCGGTGATCACGGTTCCCGCGTACTTCAACGACAGCCAGCGTCAGGCGACCAAAGACGCCGGCCGCATCGCCGGTCTGGAAGTCAAGCGCATCATCAACGAACCGACCGCAGCCGCTCTGGCCTTCGGTCTGGACAAGGCCGAAAAGGGCGACCGCAAGATCGCGGTGTATGACCTGGGTGGCGGTACGTTCGACGTGTCGATCATCGAAATCGCCGACGTTGACGGCGAAATGCAGTTCGAAGTGCTGTCCACGAACGGCGATACGTTCCTGGGCGGTGAAGACTTCGACCAGCGCATCATCGATTACATCATCGGCGAGTTCAAGAAGGAACAAGGCGTCGATCTGTCGAAAGACGTGCTCGCGCTGCAACGCCTGAAGGAATCGGCTGAAAAGGCGAAGATCGAACTGTCGTCGAGCCAGCAGACCGAAATCAACCTGCCGTACATCACGGCCGACGCGTCGGGTCCGAAGCACTTGAACCTGAAAATCACGCGCGCCAAGCTGGAAGCGCTGGTTGAAGAACTGATCGAACGCACCATCGAACCGTGCCGCACGGCGATCAAGGATGCAGGCGTGAAGGTCGGCGAGATCGACGACGTGATCCTCGTCGGCGGTATGACGCGTATGCCGAAGGTGCAGGACAAGGTTAAGGAATTCTTCGGCAAGGAACCGCGTCGTGACGTGAACCCGGACGAAGCCGTGGCCGTTGGCGCCGCGATTCAAGGTCAGGTTCTGTCGGGTGACCGCAAGGACGTGCTGCTGCTCGACGTGACCCCGCTGTCGCTCGGCATCGAAACGCTCGGCGGCGTGATGACGAAGATGATCAACAAGAACACCACGATCCCGACCAAGCACGCACAGGTCTACTCGACGGCTGACGACAACCAGGGCGCCGTGACGATCAAGGTGTTCCAGGGCGAACGCGAAATGGCAGCCGGCAACAAGCTGCTGGGCGAGTTCAACCTCGAAGGCATTCCGCCGGCACCGCGCGGCACGCCGCAGATCGAAGTGAGCTTCGACATCGACGCGAACGGCATTCTGCACGTCGGCGCGAAAGACAAGGCGACCGGCAAGGAAAACCGCATCACGATCAAGGCCAACTCGGGTCTGTCCGAAGCCGAAATCGAAAAGATGGTGAAGGACGCGGAAGCCAACGCCGAAGAAGATCACAAGCTGCGTGAGCTGGCCGATGCCCGCAACCAGGGCGACGCGCTGGTCCACAGCACGAAGAAGGCGCTCACCGAGTACGGCGACAAGCTGGACGCCGGCGAGAAGGACACGATCGAAGCCGCGCTGAAGGACCTCGAAGAAACGCTGAAGAGCGGTTCGAGCGACAAGGCCGCGATCGAAGCCAAGATCGAAGTCGTGGCAACTGCCTCGCAGAAGATGGGCGAGAAGATGTACGCGGACATGCAGGCAGCGCAAGGTGCCGAAGCAGCGGCAGCAGGCGCGGCGGGCGCGGGTGCATCGGCAGGTGGCGCGAGCCAGCAGCAGGACGACGTGGTCGACGCCGAATTCAAGGAAGTCAAGAAAGACTAA
- the grpE gene encoding nucleotide exchange factor GrpE: MENTQENPTSQNPTPADEAERQAAEAAAAQQEAAAGAATEAPAGLEQAALAEAHAKIADLQESFLRAKAETENVRRRAQEDVTKAHKFAIESFAEHLLPVVDSLEAAVAHSSDDLQKVREGVELTLRQLNGALEKGRVVALNPVGEKFDPHRHQAISMVPADQEPNTVVAVLQKGFVIADRVLRPALVTVAAPK; the protein is encoded by the coding sequence ATGGAAAACACGCAAGAGAACCCGACGAGCCAGAATCCCACGCCCGCGGACGAAGCCGAGCGCCAGGCCGCCGAGGCCGCAGCAGCTCAGCAGGAAGCGGCCGCAGGCGCCGCGACCGAGGCGCCGGCAGGCCTCGAGCAGGCCGCGCTGGCTGAAGCGCACGCCAAGATCGCCGACCTGCAGGAAAGCTTCCTGCGGGCGAAAGCTGAGACCGAAAACGTGCGTCGCCGCGCGCAGGAAGACGTGACCAAGGCGCATAAGTTTGCGATCGAGAGCTTCGCCGAGCATCTGCTGCCGGTGGTGGACAGCCTCGAAGCGGCAGTCGCCCACTCGTCCGACGATCTGCAAAAGGTCCGTGAAGGCGTGGAACTGACGCTGCGTCAGTTGAACGGTGCGCTGGAAAAGGGCCGTGTCGTCGCCTTGAATCCGGTCGGCGAGAAGTTCGATCCGCATCGCCACCAGGCCATTTCGATGGTGCCGGCCGATCAGGAACCGAACACTGTCGTGGCAGTGCTGCAAAAGGGTTTCGTGATCGCCGACCGCGTGCTGCGTCCGGCGCTCGTGACCGTCGCGGCGCCGAAGTAA
- a CDS encoding RNA-binding S4 domain-containing protein: MNYQISTNTGAKLRIDKWLWAARFFKTRSLAADAVEKGHVRIGAANVKPAKDVRVGDLVEIEIERIVWQVEVLGLCDVRGPASVAQTLYAETEESRVKRQVEQERRKTYREPAAALHGRPTKRDRRTIDKLSGGD, from the coding sequence ATGAATTACCAGATTTCGACCAACACGGGCGCGAAGTTACGCATCGACAAATGGCTTTGGGCGGCGCGCTTCTTCAAGACGCGCTCGCTCGCCGCGGATGCCGTCGAGAAAGGCCATGTGCGCATTGGCGCTGCCAATGTGAAACCGGCGAAAGACGTGCGCGTCGGCGATCTGGTCGAGATCGAAATCGAGCGGATCGTCTGGCAGGTGGAAGTGCTGGGCCTATGCGACGTGCGCGGCCCGGCAAGCGTCGCGCAGACGCTTTATGCGGAAACCGAGGAAAGCAGGGTGAAGCGGCAGGTCGAGCAGGAACGGCGCAAAACGTATCGAGAGCCGGCGGCCGCATTGCACGGCCGGCCGACTAAACGCGACAGGCGCACTATCGACAAACTTTCAGGTGGGGATTGA
- the hemH gene encoding ferrochelatase — MRFDLERPSQNATSHRVAVLLINLGTPDAPTPRAVRRYLAQFLSDPRVVEIPSLLWQIILRLLILPFRSPASAKKYAAVWMPEGSPLRVYTEKQVEGLRHLLQLNDYTVLVDYAMRYGTPGIPAILNQLKLAGAERVLLVPMYPQYSSSTTATAFDDAFSALKRMRNQPEIRTVRQYADHPAYISALAAQVHQYWHQHGRPDFAAGDKLVLSFHGVPKRTMDLGDPYHEQCQQTGALLMQALELTPVECRITFQSRFGKAEWLQPYTAPTLKELGAAGVRRADVFCPGFTADCLETIEEIGMEVRDEFLHAGGKEFHRIACVNASPAWIAALGEIVAQNLQGWPVQALPVPHSTGA; from the coding sequence ATGCGCTTCGACCTCGAGCGGCCCTCACAGAACGCCACGTCACACCGTGTCGCCGTACTGCTGATCAATCTCGGTACGCCCGACGCGCCGACGCCGCGCGCAGTCCGTCGCTATCTCGCGCAGTTTCTGTCCGATCCTCGCGTGGTCGAAATTCCGTCGCTGTTGTGGCAGATCATCCTGCGCTTGCTGATCCTGCCGTTCCGCAGTCCGGCGTCGGCGAAAAAGTACGCCGCGGTCTGGATGCCGGAAGGCTCGCCGCTGCGCGTCTATACAGAGAAGCAGGTGGAAGGCTTGCGCCACCTGCTGCAACTGAACGACTACACGGTGCTGGTCGACTACGCGATGCGTTATGGCACGCCGGGCATTCCGGCCATACTCAACCAGTTGAAGCTGGCGGGTGCCGAGCGTGTGCTGCTGGTGCCCATGTATCCGCAATACTCGTCGTCGACCACGGCGACCGCTTTCGACGACGCGTTTTCAGCGCTCAAGCGCATGCGCAATCAGCCGGAAATCCGCACGGTGCGTCAGTACGCCGACCATCCCGCGTACATTTCAGCGCTGGCCGCGCAGGTGCATCAGTACTGGCATCAGCACGGCCGGCCCGACTTCGCGGCGGGCGACAAGCTGGTGCTGAGTTTTCACGGCGTGCCCAAGCGCACCATGGATCTCGGCGACCCCTACCACGAGCAATGCCAGCAGACCGGCGCGCTGCTCATGCAGGCGTTGGAACTGACGCCGGTGGAATGCCGCATCACGTTCCAGTCGCGCTTCGGCAAAGCCGAATGGTTGCAGCCGTACACGGCGCCCACGCTGAAGGAACTGGGCGCGGCGGGCGTACGCCGCGCCGACGTGTTCTGCCCGGGCTTTACCGCCGACTGCCTTGAAACGATTGAGGAAATCGGCATGGAAGTGCGCGACGAGTTCCTGCACGCCGGCGGCAAAGAGTTTCATCGGATTGCCTGTGTGAACGCGTCGCCGGCGTGGATTGCCGCGCTCGGCGAAATCGTCGCGCAGAATCTGCAAGGCTGGCCGGTTCAGGCGCTGCCGGTGCCGCATTCGACGGGGGCTTGA
- the hrcA gene encoding heat-inducible transcriptional repressor HrcA — translation MLDPRAQTLLKTLIERYIAEGQPVGSRTLSRYSGLELSPATIRNVMSDLEDLGLVISPHTSAGRIPTPRGYRLFVDTMLTVESAADEEAVMRAVKTTLQAGEPQKIVAAAASVLSNLSQFAGVVLTPRRSHVFKQIEFMRLSDKRILLIIVTPEGDVQNRIMATQRDFSPSQLVEASNYINAHFAGLSFDDVRRRLREEIDELRGDMTTLMHAAVTASTEESDTGENVLISGERNLLEVADLSSDMARLRKLFDVFDQKTSLLQLLDVSSHAAGVQIFIGGESNLVPIEEMSVVTAPYEVNGKIVGTLGVIGPTRMAYNRVIPIVDITARLLSLTLSQQ, via the coding sequence ATGCTAGATCCTCGCGCACAAACCCTCCTCAAAACGCTGATTGAGCGCTACATCGCCGAAGGTCAGCCGGTCGGCTCACGCACGTTGTCTCGTTACTCTGGCCTCGAACTGAGCCCCGCGACGATCCGCAACGTCATGTCCGATCTCGAGGACCTGGGGCTCGTGATCAGTCCGCATACGTCGGCCGGCCGTATCCCTACGCCGCGCGGCTATCGGCTCTTCGTGGATACGATGCTGACCGTCGAATCCGCCGCAGACGAAGAAGCCGTGATGCGCGCCGTCAAGACTACGCTGCAGGCGGGTGAGCCGCAGAAGATCGTCGCCGCAGCGGCCAGCGTGCTGTCCAACCTGTCGCAGTTCGCCGGCGTGGTGCTCACGCCGCGGCGCAGCCACGTGTTCAAGCAGATCGAGTTCATGCGTTTGTCCGACAAGCGCATTCTGCTGATCATCGTGACGCCGGAAGGCGACGTGCAAAACCGCATCATGGCGACGCAGCGCGACTTTTCGCCGTCGCAACTGGTGGAAGCGTCGAATTACATCAACGCGCATTTCGCCGGCCTCTCGTTCGACGACGTGCGCCGCCGCCTGCGTGAGGAAATCGACGAACTGCGCGGCGACATGACGACGCTGATGCACGCCGCCGTCACGGCCAGCACCGAAGAGTCCGACACTGGCGAGAACGTACTGATTTCCGGCGAGCGCAATCTGCTGGAAGTCGCCGACCTTTCGTCCGATATGGCGCGCCTGCGCAAGCTGTTCGATGTGTTCGACCAAAAGACCAGTCTCCTTCAGTTACTCGACGTGTCGAGTCACGCGGCGGGCGTGCAGATTTTCATTGGCGGCGAATCGAATCTCGTGCCGATCGAGGAAATGAGCGTGGTCACCGCGCCGTACGAAGTGAACGGTAAGATCGTCGGCACGCTCGGCGTGATCGGCCCGACCCGCATGGCGTACAACCGCGTGATTCCGATCGTGGATATCACCGCGCGCCTGCTTTCCCTGACTCTCAGCCAGCAATAG